GAAACCGAAGCACTGCTCGCCCGCGTGAAGACCGTCGCCAGCGACGGCCGGTTCGAGTGGTCGAAGTCCACCCAAGCCTACGACGGCCCGTACCACCGCCGCCAACACGGGTTCCCGGAATAAACTGAGCACATCCCAGCGCTGCTCAATATTGGACGAGGTAGCCCGATGCCCGAGTTCACGATCCGACTGGCGACCCTGGCCGACGCGGAAGCGATCCGCGCTATTTACAACTACTACGTCACGCACTCCACCTGCACGTACCAGATCGAACTTGAAACGGCCGAGGAACGGGCCGCGTGGATGCGCGAGCGGTCCGAAAAGTACCCGGCCACGGTCGCCGAGGCGGACGGCCAGATAATCGCCTGGGCCGCGCTGTCGCCGTGGAAGTCGCGGTGCGGGTACGCCTGGGCCGCGGAAGCGTCGGTGTACGTCCACCACGAGCACCACCGGCGCGGGCTGGGTCGCACGCTGCTGCTCGATCTCATCGAGCGCGCGAAGCAGGCGGGGCTGCACACCATCATCGGCGGAACAAGCAGCGACCAGCAAGCGAGCCTCGCGCTCCAGTACGCGGTCGGCTTCGAGCTGATCGGCACCTTCCGCGAAGTGGGCCGCAAATTCGACCACTGGCTCGATGTGACCTACACGCAACTGACGCTGCCCGTTTCCCTGCGCTGATTGCGTAAGCGTTCGATCGAACTCGAATATAAGAT
This region of Gemmata massiliana genomic DNA includes:
- a CDS encoding GNAT family N-acetyltransferase — encoded protein: MPEFTIRLATLADAEAIRAIYNYYVTHSTCTYQIELETAEERAAWMRERSEKYPATVAEADGQIIAWAALSPWKSRCGYAWAAEASVYVHHEHHRRGLGRTLLLDLIERAKQAGLHTIIGGTSSDQQASLALQYAVGFELIGTFREVGRKFDHWLDVTYTQLTLPVSLR